The Melitaea cinxia chromosome 8, ilMelCinx1.1, whole genome shotgun sequence genomic interval TTTTAGGgcgtatttttctttttcaccatcgaattcaAATTTACTTATAGAATACTTCTATTAGCGATTGTGAATCTAAGTATACGTtgaagtttattaattgaggtgaTACAGGCCTTTAAAGATTTATTGATTAATCGATGGGTTTAACGAAACCTGAaagattgttataaaatataatttgtggCATCTTTCAGCATAAAGTTTTTCGCTACATCTACTGACGTTTTCTCCTTTTCAACATCATAAAATGAATCATCTCATAAAAGATGTCATATGTAAATAACACACCTGAAGATGTTCAGAAGACTTTTAATGTCAATATTATAACTTTCGAGTTTCTATACAATGTcgaaatattaagtaaaattatgaaaataaaatactaatttaatttatgttaaacattAACTAAAACAAGTATATACCTTAtacctttataaaaatatacaaggaatgcttgtaaaattaaaaaaaaaaaaatattttattgctctTGCCGTTTTTGTGCCTAGTCACAACGTTGAGTTTGCCGTTTCTGCAtctgcggttctttttaatgatgcaacatattattatcatactgTCTGTTCGTATACTTTGTACAACGTACGACGTTATGATGAAGCGGAAGATTTGCTTAATAGTTTAAATGTGTTATTCTCATGTCTAAGGTTATTGGTTGTAAAATATGACGCTATTAGGTACTTATATGAGAAGAATAATAAGCGTTAAAGTCGACACAGTCGAGACTGCGCGAAGTGCACAGTAGTACAAAACATTACCACCAAGCTGAGCCAATCTGGAGATTAATGATTGATTAGGCTTTAACCCTTCACCTTTACAGCAGAGTCTTTGGTCAACAGTGGGACGTTTAAAGGCTAATGCAGTACATTAGATTACAGTAGGCATTATAGTTTCACGGATTTCATGATAGATAGTAGGTGATAATTAATTCTATTCGCTGAAGAGATTTGTCGAAGcggtttatttttaaaggtcTCATACTATATCTTCTGGCCTAATCAGCTTGAGTATAAGAATATTACAGTAATtccttttatattttagtttaatagttttcaaaaaatattacaaaaacaaacaaaattacaatatagTACCTAATATTTACTTTCAGAGGGgtgtttatttacattttttattgaactGTAAGTATTTCTGCCGATATCTAAAATAGTCTGATTATATTTCctgtttatttgttaatatattgtataagacctttaaaaataaacctcTACGACAATGTGACGTAAGGCACAGCAAGagattttctgctcaaaatatggagcagcccgactgggttagtacctcgaccttacagaagatcacagctaaataatactgctttcaagcagtgttgagttcctgttggtgaggaaggtgaccagagcttctgggaggAAGTGGGATTAGGGtcgtcaacgcgcttgcaattcttctggtgttgcaggcgtctataagctacggtaattgcttacaatcaagtgagccgtacgcttgttttctgatctagttataaaaaaacactaaaactTATATTCTGTCAACCCAGTTGAACTTAAATGTAGATAAGGACTCTTTATTCTGTCTGTattaaaaaatgcaaattaacCATTAAAGGGTACAAGATGGTTGATGAGttattagttatatattaaatcgTAGTGTcctgtaaaaaattataatttgcgCAACGGCACAGAAAAAAGTGGGTATGTAAACAAACGATGAGCTGACTGGGTGGTAGTGACGCACTGGAGTGGACGGTACACACTCGAGCAACACCGGTAGCCCGCAAACATCTCGGTAACAACCGTTGGCCCAAATACTGTTCGGTCAGTTAAACTAGATAAATACATTGTGTAACAGTTTGCTTAACACACTGGATGCCAACTATTAGTAGCAATATTGCTTCATAAATTTCGTGTAGTACCTACGTTAAAAGAATGGCAATTATAACGACGTTAACCTGTTTACCTACTCGTTGATGGTGTATTTTTGAAGTGTCTGTAGATTTATTACCTTTGATTaagatttcattatttaaataacaacaatttcATAGTACTATGTACCGCTAATAATAGCTAGTACGTTTAAACaatgtgtttaaaataaaatcataatctaCGTTTATTGATGAAAatctagtatttaataattagaCTAACTCTGAACAAGTTTGTCTCTGTAACTGTATAGATGACTGATTTACATTCTATAAAATactgatttatatatttatttaaaatacataatcacaaaaaaatccgaaataaaattaactgcTCATTTAAACGTAATTTGTAAAGTGAAACACAACACCTACTCCTTTAAACAAATTAGAGATTACATCTAACTAGGGTACTTTAACCgggatttatttttttgtgcgGGCCACCCACACAATGTTGGCACACAAAATGTCGCGTCAGCTCTATTGACACTTAGACCCCTTTGCTTCTTCTAAACTTTCCGCCTTGCTACCGTAAGTTTATAGGTGCAATATTAACATTTGAATGATTACGAAAAGGAATTCAGTTATACACATACACAGATCATAACACACACACCTATATAATATCAACATCTAAGTCGTGTCTACGTGCAAATTTACCGTGGGAATCATTATTAAGGGTTGAAAAGGTAATACAGAACTACAACATAATTCTGAAAGACATTATCTATATATGTCTGCACGTAATCTTTAAGTTTACTACTTttgtttataagtataaattatgtacATAGATTAtacgattatatatatttaaccaatttatttatttggtacaccAACGATTGTTGCAATGTAACTTAGATCGagagtataatatttaatttatttctgccTATGGGCAATTACTGTTTTAAATTCAGATCCTCCACACCTATTTACTCGTATTATAGAGCATACAAATTCGTGAGATTGGCGAGTTTGCACCCAAAACTGTTTTACGAAATGGACAAAAGAGTGGCTCAACCGGCCTGCGAGGCATCCGAAGAGGGATTCTAGACATAAATTTTTCCAAAAAAGCTGGGCAACTTAgatatttatcataattttataaaaaaaaaacagagatcAAGTAAGTCTCGTCGGCTGTTTAAACTTTGCATTTTCAGTTactctaaaatattattataatatacagtaatgcctgtgttttaggtaacggCGACgatatacatacaaatttagttaaaattcaAGTTTCTTCTACACGAAtacaaagattaaattaaatcactTCGACATTGGGAGTGAATTGTCTATGAGAGATGAACAGTTGCATCAAAGTCACGAGTggttatgaattaatttttttgttctattATATCTCTATACGTTATATGTCCATTATATCTAttctttatatctttttttttatgtcactaggtcagcaaacaagcgtacggctcacctgatggtaagcgattaccgtagcttatagacacctgcaataccagaagcatcgcaagtgctttgccgacccaatccccaatccctccaggagctctggtcaccttactcaccaacaggaacacaatactgcttgaaaacagtattattttgctgtgatcttctgtaaggtcgaggtactaccccagtcgggctgctccatattttgagcaggaaatcctgctgtgccctacctcagttaaatctatTTATTGATATACTAACACAAGGCTCTTACTGGCTGTTTCCtgcagtatttttattattattaccaacatgatgaattttgaaaattaaaaatattcttgtgtgtgtatgtgtgtattttttattttactatattaaaataaaaaataatatatgtagtttgtattataagaaaaattttaatagcTGCTAAGGGTAACagttagattatttattttaatccttAAGATccattttataaaacgaaacattagcgaagttatttttattatctcttACATTGACGCTGGGCATTAACATAGCTCATCATTTGGATTAAAgacttaattaaaactttatttttatttgacctTAGCCTCCCCGCGTAAAATGGACCTGAATACTTTGTTATAAACTCGTACAAGATTTGTCTTCATGTTAGATCTGAATTACTAAGGGTGGCCATATCTCATCGATCTACGTGATTATAAAGGAATTATGTGTTTACAATACGTAatcagtaaaatatatacagaGGTATcttaattacattacattttcatTGTTGAACTAAATACGCTCGTTTAGTCTTCTGCGTAAATTGCTATACTCGGTTTTAATGGGTTTATTGCTACCGCTATTTTATACTTACCGCGTAAAAAACAACTGTATTGGGCATTCAAATGCTTGTACGTAGTTAACtatttgtgttcctgttggctaTTGACAATgagtataatatgtttatttattaaataactacatACCTCAACCCGTTCTTCTTTCAAGTCGACCCTCAACGCGAGTTGTTCTCTGAGAACAACGTCGGGATAATGCGTCTTATCGAAGGTGCTCTCGAGCTGTTCCAGCTGTTCTTCTGTGAAGATGGTCCGGTGTCGGCGCTTGCGTTTTGGCGGAGGGCCGGATAGACCAGCTAGGGCGGCCGCAGCGTAGCCTCCGTACAAACCCGCGTAGCTCCCGGCTGACGTCACCACGTTTCCTACACCTGTTTAGTTTAGTTATGATATAAATTGTGGCAAGAAAAACATGATTCTAAACTACTAAAGTTTCAACAGTTGTCATGTAGTCTAAAGTTTCAACATTTTCATCACTATATCACAGACAATTATTTGATAAGTAGGCGATTTCATTATTTGATAAGTGGGCGGTTCAGCAAATGCGGATTTtaggaataaaaaaattctaattacgATTTTGAAAATATGGACAAATGGTAATATAAAGATCTACAAGAAAATGGAATGACCGTtgatatatgttatttattaagttataagTATACTATTATAGTATGCTATACAACGAAAATATTTctcattattattgatttttaagtttctaagtttaattaaattttccttttaaaatattataaataaatgatagttatgtaagataaaattttaaatacatgtatagtaaaaaaatattgaatattgtattatatatgtattttgacaAATGTTAATTCCGCGAATAAACTGCCACGCAAATTGGTGGTTAAGAAATTGTAACGTATAAAGTAATAGCGAACCGCTCCAGCTTTGTGCTTccatgttttatacatataaatcttcctctggaatcactctatttattaaagaaaaccgcatcaaaatccgatgcgtagttttaaatatctaagcaaacagacaacgggaagcggctttttttatagtatgtaaTGATTCATTAAGTACTAAGCATAATTATGCATATAATTATATGCACTTTCAGCAAAAATATTAAGGTATAATTCATGACGAAAAATACTATTAtactttacttattttaaatgcgTAGGTATATGGAataatatcttattatatatacttgttTCTTAATCtgagaatataattataattgttaatataatttgtttttacctCACAAACgtaagtataaaaaatgaaaaaggtaatgaaatacaattaacaaacaaaggattttgaaaacaataattttcataaaggCTCACTCTCAGCTGGTAAACAAATTTACGTAcctctgatggtaagcggtgaCTTTAGCTATATATGACCAAAATTCTACTGATTATAATGCTTTCAACTCTCCCCAGGAGCCAGAGTGGCTACTTTTCTTACTACAAGATAACaacttgaaagtagtattattttgctgtgattttttatatgattgagATATTTTCCCAGTCGTGTTGCTCCGAAACTTCGAGCAATATACTTTTTCTG includes:
- the LOC123656023 gene encoding visual system homeobox 1-like, which encodes MGGPGGWPRDAPALLSTALLLGGAGGAASLVDRPPPPLFTIDSILAPRPQPSMPPLQLHHLAHSPFQRAHDIFGVGNVVTSAGSYAGLYGGYAAAALAGLSGPPPKRKRRHRTIFTEEQLEQLESTFDKTHYPDVVLREQLALRVDLKEERVEAESLEEAKGSKCQ